A single genomic interval of Sinorhizobium garamanticum harbors:
- a CDS encoding FecCD family ABC transporter permease, with protein sequence MKTALFILAALLLLCLTVTAGVSLGSAPIPVATVWSIIAAKIVPGSVEVLWSAGRESIVWDVRLPRVALAGLVGAGLAVTGAVLQSVTRNPLADPHLLGVSAGGALGAIVALLHTGLILGLATVPLFAFAGALGATALVALVTRVIGTGADRLVLSGVAVAFTLTAAGNLLIFLGDPRAVHTVIFWMLGGLGLAQWPHLVYPALALAVSLGWLTVRAREINALAMGDETAMTLGIPVRRFRLMLFVITALLTGVMVAFSGAIGFVGLMIPHFVRLFAGSDNVRVIPLSAFAGALTLIVADLVARVVMAPEDMPLGVVTGLAGGLAFVAILKRRG encoded by the coding sequence GTGAAAACCGCACTGTTCATCCTCGCGGCGCTGCTCCTGCTCTGCCTGACCGTCACCGCCGGCGTTTCGCTCGGCTCGGCGCCGATTCCGGTCGCGACCGTCTGGTCGATCATTGCCGCGAAGATTGTGCCGGGCAGCGTCGAGGTCCTGTGGTCGGCCGGCCGCGAAAGCATCGTGTGGGACGTGCGCCTGCCGCGCGTGGCGCTTGCCGGGCTCGTGGGCGCCGGGCTTGCGGTCACCGGCGCGGTGCTGCAATCGGTGACGCGCAACCCGCTTGCCGACCCGCATCTCCTCGGCGTCTCGGCTGGCGGGGCGCTCGGCGCGATCGTCGCGCTGCTCCACACCGGCCTTATCCTCGGTCTCGCGACGGTGCCGCTGTTCGCCTTCGCCGGCGCGCTCGGCGCCACGGCGCTGGTGGCGCTCGTCACCCGCGTGATCGGCACCGGTGCCGATCGCCTCGTGCTTTCCGGCGTCGCCGTCGCCTTCACGCTGACGGCGGCCGGCAACCTGCTGATCTTCCTTGGCGATCCGCGCGCCGTACACACAGTGATTTTCTGGATGCTCGGCGGCCTCGGCCTCGCGCAATGGCCGCATCTCGTCTATCCGGCGCTGGCACTCGCCGTCTCACTCGGCTGGCTCACAGTTCGGGCGCGAGAGATCAACGCGCTCGCCATGGGCGACGAGACGGCGATGACGCTCGGCATTCCGGTGCGCCGCTTCCGCCTGATGCTCTTCGTCATCACCGCGCTTCTCACCGGCGTCATGGTGGCTTTCTCCGGCGCGATCGGCTTCGTGGGGCTGATGATCCCGCATTTTGTCCGTCTTTTCGCCGGCAGCGACAATGTCCGCGTCATTCCGCTTTCGGCCTTTGCCGGCGCGCTTACGCTGATCGTTGCCGACCTCGTCGCCCGCGTCGTCATGGCGCCCGAGGACATGCCGCTCGGCGTCGTCACCGGCCTTGCCGGCGGCCTCGCTTTCGTCGCCATCCTCAAGCGACGGGGGTGA
- a CDS encoding LysR family transcriptional regulator, whose amino-acid sequence MDSLGSLNAFVQAADARSFTLAGQQLGVSSSAIGKAVARLEERLGVRLLHRSTRSITLTPEGALFLERCRRIFSEVEAAEQEIAQTQGAPRGKLRVSMPLIGMLMMPALSAFMRAYPEIELDLDFSDRLVDVIDEGFDAVVRAGEVSDSRLMIRSLGTFRLMLVGSPDYFARRGVPRTPEDLKSHACLQHRYATSGKLERWPLKRGESDIDLPTTAVVNTIEPLIYMAEQGLGIACLPDVGIRRQLGDGTLVSVLDDHVEHSGPFRILWPSSRYLSPKLRVFVDFMAENLFSV is encoded by the coding sequence ATGGACAGTCTCGGATCGCTCAACGCTTTCGTCCAGGCCGCGGACGCCCGCAGCTTCACGCTTGCCGGGCAGCAATTGGGCGTATCGTCCTCGGCGATCGGCAAGGCGGTGGCACGGCTGGAGGAACGGCTCGGCGTGCGCCTCCTCCATCGCTCGACCCGCTCGATTACGCTGACGCCGGAAGGGGCGCTATTTCTCGAACGCTGCCGGCGCATCTTCTCGGAGGTCGAGGCGGCGGAACAGGAGATTGCCCAGACGCAGGGCGCGCCACGCGGCAAGCTGCGTGTCAGCATGCCGCTCATCGGTATGCTGATGATGCCGGCGCTTTCGGCCTTCATGCGCGCCTACCCCGAGATCGAGCTCGACCTCGATTTCAGCGACAGGCTCGTCGACGTGATCGACGAAGGTTTTGACGCCGTGGTGCGCGCCGGGGAGGTCAGCGACTCGCGGCTGATGATCCGCTCGCTCGGCACCTTTCGCCTCATGCTCGTCGGCTCGCCCGATTATTTCGCGCGAAGGGGCGTGCCGCGTACACCGGAAGACCTGAAATCCCATGCCTGCCTGCAGCATCGCTACGCGACCAGCGGCAAGCTCGAACGCTGGCCGCTCAAGCGCGGGGAGAGCGACATCGACCTGCCGACGACGGCGGTCGTCAACACGATCGAGCCGCTGATCTATATGGCAGAGCAGGGGCTCGGCATCGCCTGCTTGCCGGATGTCGGGATCCGCCGCCAGCTTGGTGACGGCACGCTCGTCAGCGTGCTCGACGACCACGTCGAACATTCCGGTCCATTTCGCATCCTCTGGCCTTCCAGCCGCTACCTCTCACCCAAACTTCGGGTCTTTGTGGATTTCATGGCGGAGAACCTGTTTTCGGTGTGA
- a CDS encoding DUF924 family protein, with the protein MTDEIAICTPEEVLKFWFTELSYDQWFTPSAELDRQCVQRFQASHLALSRKLDDVWRATPEHWLAAVLLFDQLPRNMYRGSPLAFATDCLALREANLAIGASADLAVPKEWRAFFYMPFEHSENLTDQTMAVKLFTELGDADYLDYAIRHRQVIEQFGRFPHRNAILGRVSTPAEEAYLAEPGAGF; encoded by the coding sequence ATGACTGACGAGATCGCGATCTGCACGCCGGAAGAGGTTCTGAAATTCTGGTTCACGGAGCTATCCTACGACCAGTGGTTCACGCCGAGTGCTGAGCTTGACCGGCAATGCGTGCAGCGCTTCCAGGCCTCGCATCTGGCGCTTTCGAGAAAGCTCGACGACGTCTGGCGGGCGACGCCCGAACACTGGCTTGCGGCCGTCCTTCTCTTCGATCAGTTGCCGCGCAACATGTATCGCGGTTCGCCGCTCGCCTTCGCCACCGATTGCCTGGCGCTGCGCGAGGCGAATCTCGCCATCGGCGCGAGCGCGGATCTGGCGGTCCCGAAGGAATGGCGCGCCTTCTTCTACATGCCCTTCGAACATTCGGAAAACCTGACCGACCAGACGATGGCGGTAAAACTTTTCACCGAACTCGGCGATGCCGACTATCTCGATTATGCCATCCGCCACCGCCAGGTGATCGAGCAGTTCGGCCGCTTTCCGCATCGGAACGCCATTCTCGGCCGGGTTTCGACACCGGCCGAGGAGGCCTATCTGGCTGAGCCGGGCGCGGGGTTTTAA
- a CDS encoding ABC transporter ATP-binding protein, with amino-acid sequence MSCLETGAALRVEKLEWGPRVGLRLVRNIGFSIAPGSRLAIIGPNGAGKTSLLRCLYRAVEPTAGRIEIDGVNLWAMSAREAARTIAVVLQEMPGDFPFSVRDVVMMGRIPRREGISGWSDGDRERVAHALEHLDLTHLARRQFATLSGGEKQRVLIARALAQEPRIIILDEPTNHIDVRHQLEILDLLQTLKLTIVTTLHDINLAAEFATDVAILTEGRLAAFGPPEMVLKPAALSAAFGVHATAHADAAGRVSRFSFTLSRPDAMPAARSSRSTGAIR; translated from the coding sequence ATGAGCTGCCTCGAAACAGGCGCGGCCCTCCGCGTCGAAAAGCTGGAATGGGGGCCGCGCGTCGGCCTTCGGCTTGTTCGCAATATCGGCTTTTCGATCGCGCCGGGCAGCCGGCTCGCGATCATCGGCCCGAACGGCGCCGGCAAGACCTCGCTCTTGCGCTGCCTCTATCGGGCGGTCGAGCCGACGGCCGGGCGTATCGAGATCGACGGCGTGAACCTCTGGGCGATGAGTGCGCGCGAAGCGGCAAGGACGATTGCGGTTGTCTTGCAGGAAATGCCGGGCGATTTCCCCTTCAGCGTCCGTGACGTCGTGATGATGGGGCGGATCCCGCGTCGTGAGGGGATCAGCGGCTGGAGCGATGGCGACCGCGAGCGGGTCGCGCATGCGCTCGAACATCTCGACCTTACCCATCTCGCACGCCGCCAGTTCGCCACGCTTTCGGGCGGCGAGAAGCAGCGGGTGCTGATTGCCCGGGCGCTTGCCCAGGAACCGAGGATCATCATCCTCGACGAGCCGACCAACCACATCGACGTCCGCCACCAGCTCGAAATCCTCGATCTGTTGCAGACGCTGAAGCTGACGATCGTCACGACGCTGCACGATATCAACCTCGCTGCCGAGTTCGCGACCGATGTGGCGATCCTGACGGAGGGGCGGCTTGCGGCCTTCGGCCCGCCGGAGATGGTGCTGAAGCCCGCGGCGCTCTCTGCCGCCTTCGGCGTTCATGCCACCGCGCATGCCGATGCCGCGGGCCGTGTTTCCCGCTTTTCCTTCACACTCTCGCGGCCCGACGCAATGCCCGCCGCGCGATCCTCCCGTTCCACAGGAGCCATCCGATGA
- a CDS encoding ABC transporter substrate-binding protein, with product MKRFLFAAGALVLAAAPALAHPVTVKSCNREVTFDAAPKRAISNDVNLTEMMLALKLQDRMVGYTGVSGWKTLDERLREGVKELPELAEKYPTKEVLLNADADFYFAGWNYGMKVGGEVTPETLTPFGIKVYELTESCIHIMAKGKPTMEDMFIDLLNLGRIFGVEDRAEGLVAGYRAELAEITARIKGAERRPASVFVYDSGEEKPFTSGRYGIPTAMIEAAGGVNIMDDVEKSWTEISWEPVIDRNPEVVVIVNYGEVTANEKIAFMKSNPAFKNVDAVKNDRFVVLDYVEATPGPRNFEAIHRLAKSFHAEAM from the coding sequence ATGAAGAGATTTCTTTTTGCCGCCGGCGCGCTTGTCCTTGCCGCAGCCCCCGCGCTTGCCCATCCCGTGACCGTCAAGAGCTGCAACCGCGAGGTCACCTTCGATGCCGCGCCCAAGCGTGCGATCTCCAACGACGTCAATCTGACGGAGATGATGCTGGCCTTGAAGCTGCAGGATCGCATGGTCGGCTACACCGGCGTTTCCGGCTGGAAGACGCTGGACGAGCGCCTGCGCGAGGGCGTCAAAGAGCTGCCCGAACTCGCCGAAAAATATCCGACGAAGGAGGTGCTGCTGAATGCCGACGCCGATTTCTACTTTGCCGGCTGGAACTACGGCATGAAGGTCGGCGGCGAGGTGACCCCGGAAACACTCACGCCCTTCGGCATCAAGGTCTACGAGCTGACCGAGAGCTGCATCCACATCATGGCGAAGGGCAAGCCGACGATGGAGGATATGTTCATCGACCTCCTGAACCTCGGCCGCATCTTCGGCGTCGAGGACAGGGCGGAAGGGCTGGTCGCGGGCTACCGCGCTGAGCTTGCCGAGATCACTGCCAGGATCAAGGGCGCCGAGCGGCGGCCGGCAAGTGTCTTCGTCTATGATTCCGGCGAGGAAAAGCCCTTCACCTCCGGGCGCTACGGCATCCCGACCGCGATGATCGAGGCGGCTGGCGGCGTCAACATCATGGACGACGTCGAGAAGAGCTGGACGGAGATCTCCTGGGAGCCGGTGATCGACCGCAATCCGGAAGTGGTGGTCATCGTCAATTACGGCGAGGTGACCGCCAATGAGAAGATCGCCTTCATGAAGAGCAACCCGGCCTTCAAGAACGTGGACGCTGTGAAGAACGACCGTTTCGTCGTGCTCGACTATGTCGAGGCGACGCCAGGCCCGCGCAACTTCGAGGCGATCCATCGGCTGGCGAAGAGTTTTCATGCCGAGGCGATGTGA
- a CDS encoding DUF1515 family protein: MIDGSVHQQLGTLIAEVKNLREDFRRTEDRADASLASTIRRMDELFERVGTLEGAMSLTKEDIADMKPVTEDVRKWKLMGMGALGVIGIGGAALGVTFADAAKRMLVLLRGG, from the coding sequence ATGATTGATGGCAGCGTTCACCAGCAGCTCGGGACGCTGATCGCCGAAGTGAAGAACCTGCGCGAGGATTTTCGACGGACCGAGGACCGGGCGGACGCAAGCCTTGCCTCGACGATCCGCCGCATGGACGAACTTTTCGAGCGGGTGGGTACCCTCGAAGGGGCGATGTCGCTGACCAAGGAAGACATTGCCGACATGAAGCCGGTGACCGAGGACGTGCGGAAATGGAAGCTGATGGGAATGGGTGCGCTCGGCGTCATCGGCATCGGCGGCGCGGCGCTCGGGGTGACCTTTGCGGACGCGGCGAAGCGGATGCTGGTGTTGTTGCGCGGTGGGTAG
- a CDS encoding SLC13 family permease, whose amino-acid sequence MTAEQSLSFLVIGAMMAFFIWDRFRYDIIACSALMLSVAVGIVPFDHAFDGFSDDIVIIVGSALIVSAGVARSGVVDAAIQRFLPDLKSVRAQLALLVVTVTVLSAFIKNIGALAIMIPVAFQFARRSNVQPSVFLMPMAFGSLIGGLMTQVGTSPNVVVSRMRQDLTGESFTMFDFTPVGASVALVGAVFLLFAYRLVPERKSQQVSVNQAIEITDYTSEAVVVPGSPMIGKPLGNLVKLGDGGAVVIAIFRRGTHLAPLPDAIIEADDILLLEGGPAALDRIVSQAKLRIPGDRLPASNNGKAPADIEAIEAVIASGSPLIGMSAQRLALFNNHNINLLAVSRQGERLKQRLGSIRLQAGDIVVLQGTRRDLPPFLQDFGCLPLAQREILLGTIRRATVPLIVLAAAMGATAVGVVPVPVAFFAAALAMVIFRVIPLRDVYRAVDGPILVMLAALIPVSDTLRTTGGSDLIAGWLSGIAADLPPGGALALILIAAMAVTPFLNNAATVLVMAPIAASFAAALGYKPDAFLMAVAIGAGSDFLTPIGHQCNTLVMGPGGYRFSDYPRLGLPLSAVIVLVAVPMLMWVWPLH is encoded by the coding sequence ATGACCGCCGAACAGTCGCTTTCGTTTCTCGTCATCGGCGCCATGATGGCCTTTTTCATCTGGGACCGCTTCCGCTACGATATCATCGCCTGTTCGGCGCTGATGCTCTCGGTCGCGGTCGGCATCGTGCCATTCGACCATGCCTTCGACGGCTTCAGCGACGATATCGTCATCATCGTCGGCAGCGCGCTGATCGTCAGCGCCGGTGTCGCCCGCTCCGGCGTCGTCGATGCGGCAATCCAGCGCTTCCTGCCGGACCTTAAGTCGGTAAGGGCGCAGCTTGCGCTTCTCGTCGTCACCGTCACGGTGCTTTCCGCCTTCATCAAGAATATCGGGGCGCTGGCGATCATGATCCCGGTCGCGTTCCAGTTCGCCCGGCGGTCGAATGTCCAGCCCTCGGTCTTCCTGATGCCGATGGCCTTCGGCTCGCTGATCGGCGGGCTGATGACCCAGGTCGGCACCTCGCCCAATGTCGTCGTGTCGAGGATGCGGCAGGACTTGACCGGCGAGAGCTTCACCATGTTCGACTTCACCCCGGTCGGCGCGTCTGTGGCGCTGGTCGGCGCGGTGTTCCTGCTTTTCGCCTATCGGCTGGTGCCGGAGCGCAAGAGCCAGCAGGTTTCCGTCAACCAGGCGATCGAGATCACCGACTATACCTCCGAGGCGGTCGTCGTGCCCGGTTCGCCGATGATCGGCAAGCCGCTCGGCAATCTCGTCAAGCTCGGTGACGGCGGCGCGGTTGTCATCGCCATCTTCCGCCGCGGCACGCACCTGGCGCCGCTGCCGGACGCTATTATCGAGGCGGACGATATCCTGCTGCTCGAAGGCGGGCCGGCGGCACTCGACCGCATCGTCTCCCAGGCGAAGCTCAGGATTCCCGGCGACCGTCTGCCCGCATCCAACAACGGCAAGGCGCCGGCCGATATCGAGGCGATCGAGGCGGTGATCGCCAGCGGCTCGCCGCTCATCGGCATGTCGGCGCAGCGGCTTGCGCTCTTCAACAATCACAACATCAACCTGCTTGCCGTCAGCCGCCAGGGCGAACGGCTGAAGCAGCGGCTCGGCAGTATCCGGCTGCAGGCCGGCGACATCGTCGTGCTGCAGGGGACGCGGCGCGACCTGCCGCCCTTCCTGCAAGATTTCGGCTGCCTGCCGCTCGCCCAGCGGGAAATCCTGCTCGGCACCATCCGCCGCGCCACTGTGCCGCTCATCGTGCTGGCCGCCGCCATGGGGGCGACGGCGGTCGGCGTCGTGCCGGTGCCGGTTGCCTTCTTCGCGGCGGCGCTCGCCATGGTCATCTTCCGCGTCATCCCGCTGCGCGACGTCTACCGTGCGGTCGACGGGCCGATCCTCGTAATGCTCGCGGCGCTGATTCCGGTCAGCGACACCTTGCGCACCACCGGCGGCTCCGACCTGATCGCCGGCTGGCTGAGCGGCATCGCCGCTGACCTGCCGCCGGGCGGCGCCCTGGCGCTCATCCTCATCGCCGCGATGGCGGTCACGCCCTTCCTCAACAATGCCGCTACGGTGCTCGTCATGGCGCCGATCGCCGCGAGCTTTGCCGCCGCGCTCGGCTACAAGCCGGATGCCTTCCTGATGGCGGTGGCGATCGGCGCGGGCTCGGATTTCCTCACCCCGATCGGCCATCAGTGCAACACGCTGGTCATGGGACCGGGCGGCTACCGCTTCAGCGACTATCCGCGCCTCGGCCTGCCGCTCTCCGCCGTCATCGTGCTCGTTGCCGTGCCGATGCTGATGTGGGTCTGGCCGCTGCACTAG
- a CDS encoding polysaccharide deacetylase family protein yields the protein MSQISTAPQHHNRFDYSAIIDRPPLNWPGGARVAVWVVPNVEHFLFDRPSSSITQLTAGFVPDVLNYSWRDFGARVGIWRLMEVMEKYGVKGTVALNSDVCDHYPRIIEAGKALGWEWMGHGTNNSTMINGQPEEEERQIIRTVIETIERRTGKKPRGWLSPGLTESHRSLDLLAEAGIEYVANWVNDEQPYPMRVKNGSMLSLPYSVEINDFAAFLEQGQSGEAFAQTMRDQFDVLYEDGANTGRVMAICLHPFLIGHPHRSKHFASALAHITSRREVWLATGGEIADWYNRNYLDQETAPVDRQYASAAARPTSASARQRAR from the coding sequence ATGTCCCAGATTTCAACAGCACCACAGCACCACAACCGGTTCGACTATTCCGCCATCATCGATCGTCCGCCGCTCAACTGGCCCGGCGGCGCAAGGGTTGCGGTCTGGGTCGTGCCCAATGTCGAGCACTTCCTGTTCGACCGGCCCTCGAGTTCCATCACGCAGCTGACCGCCGGCTTCGTGCCCGACGTGCTGAATTATTCGTGGCGCGATTTCGGCGCCCGTGTTGGCATCTGGCGGCTGATGGAGGTGATGGAGAAATATGGGGTCAAGGGTACCGTGGCGCTCAATTCCGACGTCTGCGACCACTATCCGCGCATCATCGAGGCCGGCAAGGCGCTTGGCTGGGAATGGATGGGTCACGGCACCAACAACTCGACGATGATCAATGGCCAGCCAGAGGAAGAGGAGCGCCAGATCATCAGAACGGTGATCGAAACGATCGAGCGACGCACCGGAAAGAAGCCACGCGGCTGGTTGAGCCCCGGTCTTACGGAATCGCACCGCTCGCTCGACCTCCTCGCCGAAGCCGGCATCGAATATGTCGCCAACTGGGTCAATGACGAGCAGCCCTACCCGATGCGGGTGAAGAACGGCTCCATGCTGTCGCTGCCCTATTCGGTCGAGATCAACGACTTTGCCGCCTTTCTCGAACAGGGCCAGAGCGGCGAGGCTTTTGCGCAAACGATGCGCGACCAGTTCGACGTCCTCTACGAGGACGGCGCGAATACGGGCCGGGTCATGGCGATCTGCCTGCATCCCTTCCTGATAGGCCATCCCCACCGCAGCAAGCATTTCGCGAGCGCGCTGGCCCATATCACTTCGCGTCGCGAAGTGTGGCTCGCGACCGGTGGCGAAATCGCCGACTGGTACAACAGGAACTATCTGGACCAAGAGACGGCCCCTGTCGACCGTCAATATGCTAGTGCAGCGGCCAGACCCACATCAGCATCGGCACGGCAACGAGCACGATGA
- a CDS encoding DUF1636 domain-containing protein: protein MANSDFRQHKITLCTDCRFTGGPCRPGAELLAQLNRSVSALGRPLDGNFSIAGTVAMAACTRPCTIAFQATGKATYLFGDISPDEDIDDLVSFAAACAEGKAFDASPHHALDLNGKSLARIPAALLVSEETAGRLQ, encoded by the coding sequence ATGGCGAATTCAGACTTCCGACAACACAAGATAACCCTCTGCACCGATTGCCGCTTCACCGGTGGGCCATGCCGGCCCGGCGCCGAGCTGCTCGCGCAGTTGAACCGCAGCGTTTCCGCGCTCGGCCGGCCGCTCGATGGGAATTTCTCGATCGCCGGTACTGTCGCGATGGCGGCCTGCACCCGGCCATGCACCATCGCCTTCCAGGCGACCGGCAAGGCGACCTATCTTTTCGGTGACATCTCGCCGGACGAAGACATCGACGATCTCGTCAGCTTCGCCGCCGCCTGTGCCGAAGGGAAGGCGTTTGACGCTTCTCCGCATCACGCTTTGGATCTCAACGGCAAGAGCCTTGCGCGCATACCGGCGGCGCTCCTCGTCTCCGAGGAGACCGCGGGGCGGCTGCAATGA
- a CDS encoding Lrp/AsnC family transcriptional regulator codes for MENHRVLDPTDIAILETLQEDGRIAISELGRRVGLSQPATSERVKRLEERGFILGFGARVDAAALGLGMMAVIRLRTTHENIRPCLKQFAEMPQIVEVLRLTGEDCFLLKVLVPSPGELETIVDSIARFGAVTTSLVLRAEPPKPIGRALLQRR; via the coding sequence TTGGAAAATCATCGCGTGCTCGATCCGACCGACATCGCCATCCTCGAAACGCTGCAGGAGGACGGACGCATCGCGATCTCGGAACTCGGGCGCCGGGTGGGGCTCTCCCAGCCGGCAACGTCCGAGCGCGTCAAGCGGCTGGAGGAGCGCGGCTTCATTCTCGGTTTCGGCGCCCGCGTCGATGCCGCCGCCCTCGGATTGGGCATGATGGCTGTCATCCGGCTGCGCACGACGCATGAAAACATCCGGCCCTGCCTCAAGCAGTTTGCCGAGATGCCGCAGATCGTGGAAGTGCTGCGGCTGACCGGTGAGGATTGCTTTCTCCTGAAGGTGCTCGTTCCGTCGCCTGGAGAACTCGAAACGATCGTCGACTCCATCGCGAGGTTCGGGGCGGTGACGACCTCGCTGGTTTTGCGCGCCGAGCCGCCGAAACCCATCGGGCGGGCACTGCTCCAGCGGCGGTGA
- a CDS encoding GFA family protein codes for MSESKLPWEGGCRCGGVRFKVSAPPLLTMACHCTGCQRMTASAFSLSVAIPSEGFAVTKGEPVIGGLHGATRHYFCPHCMSWMFTRPEGMDWFVNVRATMLDDPSWFAPFIETWTSERLPWATTPAVHSYETLPPMEAYEGLLEEYRKQAGSPVA; via the coding sequence ATGAGCGAAAGCAAACTGCCCTGGGAAGGGGGATGCCGCTGCGGCGGGGTGCGGTTCAAGGTGAGCGCTCCGCCGCTGCTCACCATGGCCTGCCATTGCACGGGCTGCCAGCGGATGACCGCCAGCGCCTTCTCGCTGAGTGTCGCGATCCCGAGCGAAGGGTTTGCCGTGACGAAGGGCGAGCCGGTGATCGGCGGCCTGCACGGCGCGACCCGGCACTACTTCTGCCCGCACTGCATGAGCTGGATGTTCACACGGCCGGAGGGCATGGACTGGTTCGTCAACGTCCGCGCGACGATGCTCGACGATCCGAGCTGGTTCGCGCCGTTCATCGAAACCTGGACCAGCGAGAGACTGCCCTGGGCGACGACCCCCGCCGTCCACAGCTACGAGACGCTGCCGCCTATGGAGGCTTACGAGGGCCTTCTGGAAGAATATCGCAAACAGGCCGGAAGCCCGGTGGCATAA